The following proteins come from a genomic window of Neoarius graeffei isolate fNeoGra1 chromosome 26, fNeoGra1.pri, whole genome shotgun sequence:
- the rab7a gene encoding ras-related protein Rab-7a translates to MTSRKKVLLKVIILGDSGVGKTSLMNQYVNKKFSNQYKATIGADFLTKEVMVDDRLVTMQIWDTAGQERFQSLGVAFYRGADCCVLVFDVTAPNTFKTLDSWRDEFLIQASPRDPENFPFVVLGNKIDLENRQVTTKRAQAWCQSKNNIPYFETSAKEAINVEQAFQTIARNALKQETEVELYNEFPEPIKLDRNERAKPSAESCSC, encoded by the exons ATGACCTCAAGGAAGAAAGTTCTGCTGAAAGTGATCATCCTCGGAGACTCAGG agTGGGAAAGACCTCTCTGATGAACCAGTATGTGAACAAGAAGTTTAGCAATCAGTATAAAGCTACAATAGGAGCTGACTTCCTGACGAAAGAGGTGATGGTGGATGATCGACTTGTAACGATGCAG ATATGGGACACGGCGGGTCAGGAGCGGTTCCAGTCACTGGGCGTGGCGTTCTACCGTGGCGCAGACTGCTGCGTCCTCGTCTTTGACGTCACGGCACCGAACACTTTTAAGACACTGGACAGCTGGAGGGACGAGTTTCTGATCCAGGCCAGCCCTCGAGACCCTGAGAACTTCCCCTTCGTCGTGCTCGGAAACAAAATCGACCTGGAGAACAGGCAG GTAACCACTAAACGAGCACAAGCCTGGTGCCAGAGCAAGAATAACATCCCTTACTTTGAGACCAGCGCCAAGGAGGCCATCAACGTAGAACAGGCTTTTCAGACCATCGCACGCAACGCACTCAAACAG GAAACGGAGGTGGAGTTGTATAACGAGTTCCCAGAGCCGATCAAGCTGGACAGAAACGAGAGAGCCAAGCCATCAGCAGAGAGCTGCAGCTGCTGA
- the hmces gene encoding abasic site processing protein HMCES — translation MCGRTACTLAPDEVRRASRYRDRSGQQRWPQWRDGDADKYRPSYNKSPQSFSPVLLSNRHFNQGAAVDDCVLATMRWGLVPAWFKENDPSKMQYSTSNCRSESLLEKKSYKDPLLKGQRCVILADGFYEWRRQQKGKQPFFIYFPQSQADQQDKEERKLKSDEPCEGDAEEGSEWAGWRLLTMAGLFDCWTPPGGGEVLYTYTVITVNASPNLQSIHDRMPAILEGEEEVRRWLDFGEVRSLEALKLLQSKSCLTFHPVSSFVNNSRNNSPECLQPLDPAAKKAPPQASASSKMMMSWLQSGSPSKRTAADDAEPQEMEEKPLSGQQKSKAVGPLQQWLLGSEARKRPKTESS, via the exons ATGTGTGGAAGGACAGCCTGCACTCTTGCTCCTGATGAGGTCAGGCGTGCTTCTCGGTACCGAGACCGGTCCGGACAGCAGAGATGGCCTCAGTGGAGGGACGGCGATGCCGATAAATACCGACCCTCTTACAACAAGAGCCCTCAGTCCTTCAGTCCGGTTCTGCTCTCCAACAGACACTTTAATCAG GGAGCCGCAGTGGATGATTGCGTGCTGGCGACGATGCGGTGGGGTCTGGTGCCGGCGTGGTTCAAGGAGAACGACCCGAGCAAGATGCAGTACAGCACCTCTAACTGTCGCAGCGAGAGCTTGCTGGAGAAGAAATCTTATAAG GACCCTCTGTTGAAGGGGCAGCGTTGTGTCATTCTCGCCGACGGCTTCTACGAGTGGAGGAGGCAGCAGAAAGGCAAGCAGCCTTTCTTTATCTATTTCCCCCAGAGCCAGGCAGATCAGCAGGACAAGGAGGAGAGAAAGCTGAAAAGTGATGAACCATGTGAAGGG GATGCTGAAGAGGGCAGTGAGTGGGCAGGTTGGCGTCTGCTCACCATGGCGGGGCTATTTGACTGTTGGACTCCTCCTGGTGGTGGGGAGGTTCTGTACACCTACACCGTGATCACTGTGAACGCCTCACCAAACCTGCAGAGCATCCATGACAG GATGCCGGCCATTCTGGAGGGAGAAGAGGAGGTGAGGCGATGGCTGGATTTTGGGGAGGTGCGCTCACTGGAAGCTCTGAAGTTGCTTCAGTCTAAATCCTGCCTGACCTTTCACCCCGTCTCTTCATTCGTCAACAACTCGCGCAACAACTCCCCCGAGTGCCTGCAGCCGCTGGACCCTGCCGCCAAGAAG GCTCCTCCTCAGGCTTCAGCCAGCAGTAAGATGATGATGAGCTGGCTGCAAAGTGGCTCGCCCAGCAAGAGGACAGCAGCCGATGATGCCGAACCTCAAGAAATGGAAGAAAAGCCTCTCTCCGGGCAGCAGAAGTCCAAAGCTGTCGGGCCGCTACAGCAGTGGCTGTTGGGAAGCGAGGCCAGGAAGAGACCAAAAACAGAAAGCTCCTGA
- the tada3l gene encoding transcriptional adapter 3 isoform X2, producing MSELKDCPPLKYYDFKPVEHVKVCPRYTAVLGRSEDDGIGIEELDTLQLELETLLSSASRRLRALEEQRQILTDWQDKKGDKRFLKIAKEADPAASSRHPKPKKPKLEGKAGHGPGPGPGRPKSKNLQPKVQEYEFSEDPQDIPRNPKNDAPNRFWASVEPYCADITNEEIRVLEELLKPPEDEAEYYKIPALGKHYSQRWAQEDLLEEQREGARANDKKKSMLGPLSEIDAKDVDALLKKSESQHEPPEDGCPFGPLTQRLLQALVEENIISPMEDSPIPDIPVKDEGAGTSPRSQGKAFSVPHTRSLEARIREELVAQGLLDSEERQGTGGDSEDEVLAELQKRQAELKALSAHNRARKQELLRLAREEMRKQELRQCVRVADNEVMEAFRRIMAARQKKRTPTKKEKDQAWKALKERERILKQLDG from the exons ATGAGTGAACTGAAGGACTGCCCACCGCTCAAATACTACGACTTCAAGCCTGTGGAGCATGTGAAAGTGTGTCCTCGCTACACGGCGGTGTTGGGCCGCTCGGAGGACGATGGCATCGGGATTGAGGAGTTGGACACGCTGCAGCTAGAGCTGGAGACGTTGCTGTCCTCGGCCAGCCGACGTCTCCGAGCGCTGGAAGAACAGAGGCAG ATCCTTACAGATTGGCAGGACAAAAAAGGCGACAAAAGGTTCCTGAAGATCGCAAAAGAAGCCGATCCGGCCGCGTCCTCTCGCCATCCCAAGCCGAAGAAGCCAAAGCTAGAAGGGAAGGCGGGTCACGGACCCGGGCCCGGTCCAGGCAGACCCAAATCCAAAAACCTGCAACCCAAAGTCCAGGAGTATGAATTCAGTGAAGATCCACAGGACATACCCCGCAACCCCAAAAACGATGCTCCAAACAG attcTGGGCTTCAGTCGAGCCCTACTGTGCAGATATCACTAACGAAGAGATCAGAGTTCTTGAAGAACTTCTTAAACCTCCTGAAGATGAAGCAGAGTACTACAAG ATTCCTGCTCTGGGGAAGCACTACTCTCAGCGCTGGGCCCAAGAGGACCTGCTGGAAGAGCAGCGAGAAGGAGCGCGAGCCAACGATAAGAAGAAAAGCATGCTGGGCCCGCTCTCCGAGATCGACGCCAAAG ACGTAGACGCCTTGCTGAAGAAGTCCGAGTCCCAGCATGAGCCCCCGGAGGATGGCTGCCCATTTGGTCCTCTCACGCAGCGCCTGCTGCAAGCTCTGGTGGAG GAGAATATCATATCCCCCATGGAGGATTCCCccattccagacattccagtgaaGGATGAAGGAGCCGGGACATCACCTCGCAGCCAGGGGAAGGCTTTCAG CGTTCCCCACACACGCTCTCTGGAGGCCCGGATCAGGGAAGAGCTGGTGGCTCAGGGTCTGTTGGACTCTGAGGAGAGACAGGGTACAGGAGGGGACTCGGAGGACGAGGTGCTGGCCGAGCTCCAGAAGAGACAGGCCGAGCTCAAAGCTCTGAGTGCTCACAACCGAGCACGAAAGCAGGAGCTGCTCCG GTTAGCACGGGAGGAAATGAGGAAGCAGGAGCTGCGCCAGTGTGTCCGAGTGGCCGACAACGAGGTGATGGAGGCTTTCCGGCGCATCATGGCCGCCAGGCAAAAGAAACGCACTCCGACAAAGAAAGAGAAGGATCAGGCGTGGAAGGCgctgaaagagagggagagaatcCTCAAACAGCTGGATGgataa
- the tada3l gene encoding transcriptional adapter 3 isoform X1 gives MFSFQCTPVSRNGTFLNGCRLSEFSITEKMSELKDCPPLKYYDFKPVEHVKVCPRYTAVLGRSEDDGIGIEELDTLQLELETLLSSASRRLRALEEQRQILTDWQDKKGDKRFLKIAKEADPAASSRHPKPKKPKLEGKAGHGPGPGPGRPKSKNLQPKVQEYEFSEDPQDIPRNPKNDAPNRFWASVEPYCADITNEEIRVLEELLKPPEDEAEYYKIPALGKHYSQRWAQEDLLEEQREGARANDKKKSMLGPLSEIDAKDVDALLKKSESQHEPPEDGCPFGPLTQRLLQALVEENIISPMEDSPIPDIPVKDEGAGTSPRSQGKAFSVPHTRSLEARIREELVAQGLLDSEERQGTGGDSEDEVLAELQKRQAELKALSAHNRARKQELLRLAREEMRKQELRQCVRVADNEVMEAFRRIMAARQKKRTPTKKEKDQAWKALKERERILKQLDG, from the exons ATGTTTTCGTTTCAATGCACCCCCGTTTCACGAAATGGTACATTCCTCAATGGATGCCGCTTGTCTGAG TTCTCCATAACTGAGAAGATGAGTGAACTGAAGGACTGCCCACCGCTCAAATACTACGACTTCAAGCCTGTGGAGCATGTGAAAGTGTGTCCTCGCTACACGGCGGTGTTGGGCCGCTCGGAGGACGATGGCATCGGGATTGAGGAGTTGGACACGCTGCAGCTAGAGCTGGAGACGTTGCTGTCCTCGGCCAGCCGACGTCTCCGAGCGCTGGAAGAACAGAGGCAG ATCCTTACAGATTGGCAGGACAAAAAAGGCGACAAAAGGTTCCTGAAGATCGCAAAAGAAGCCGATCCGGCCGCGTCCTCTCGCCATCCCAAGCCGAAGAAGCCAAAGCTAGAAGGGAAGGCGGGTCACGGACCCGGGCCCGGTCCAGGCAGACCCAAATCCAAAAACCTGCAACCCAAAGTCCAGGAGTATGAATTCAGTGAAGATCCACAGGACATACCCCGCAACCCCAAAAACGATGCTCCAAACAG attcTGGGCTTCAGTCGAGCCCTACTGTGCAGATATCACTAACGAAGAGATCAGAGTTCTTGAAGAACTTCTTAAACCTCCTGAAGATGAAGCAGAGTACTACAAG ATTCCTGCTCTGGGGAAGCACTACTCTCAGCGCTGGGCCCAAGAGGACCTGCTGGAAGAGCAGCGAGAAGGAGCGCGAGCCAACGATAAGAAGAAAAGCATGCTGGGCCCGCTCTCCGAGATCGACGCCAAAG ACGTAGACGCCTTGCTGAAGAAGTCCGAGTCCCAGCATGAGCCCCCGGAGGATGGCTGCCCATTTGGTCCTCTCACGCAGCGCCTGCTGCAAGCTCTGGTGGAG GAGAATATCATATCCCCCATGGAGGATTCCCccattccagacattccagtgaaGGATGAAGGAGCCGGGACATCACCTCGCAGCCAGGGGAAGGCTTTCAG CGTTCCCCACACACGCTCTCTGGAGGCCCGGATCAGGGAAGAGCTGGTGGCTCAGGGTCTGTTGGACTCTGAGGAGAGACAGGGTACAGGAGGGGACTCGGAGGACGAGGTGCTGGCCGAGCTCCAGAAGAGACAGGCCGAGCTCAAAGCTCTGAGTGCTCACAACCGAGCACGAAAGCAGGAGCTGCTCCG GTTAGCACGGGAGGAAATGAGGAAGCAGGAGCTGCGCCAGTGTGTCCGAGTGGCCGACAACGAGGTGATGGAGGCTTTCCGGCGCATCATGGCCGCCAGGCAAAAGAAACGCACTCCGACAAAGAAAGAGAAGGATCAGGCGTGGAAGGCgctgaaagagagggagagaatcCTCAAACAGCTGGATGgataa